In Pieris napi chromosome 8, ilPieNapi1.2, whole genome shotgun sequence, the genomic stretch AAAGTATCATTGAAATGTAAAATGTTGCTTAAGttcaacaaaattttatttattaaacatattatgaaAGCATATGACTGCGACTAAGTAGAGAATAAGAGAGGGTAAACCTTTAGCTCCTAATATGTAGTCGTTGCTAAAAGATTTTTTCCGGAAATATATACGGAAGTCTTGCGGAATGTCGCGAGCCTGAGGCACCCAATACTGCCAGGTACGGTCCGTCAACGTCTCCCCGGCCGGAGAGAGAATCAGCTCCTCGGTCGTCCAGTAACCGCATCCCATGATGAAACCACCCTCCAccttaaataacaaaaataggCCAATGGCACTACAGTCATTTATCAGTTTTGGCGACAGATTTGAgtatctgtttcattgataatttttaaaaggattTTGTCGTAGGTAATATGCATTCTATAAAATAGCAGTAGggccattgatatacaaaaaacccaaaatgcacagtctcgaataaaagtaacgctcgaaagtgtcccgaaacactatttctgtccctttctataacagtatgtctataacagtatatgttacaagtatatattattgcaaaatcaaccttacgcgaattgcttaaagttgttattacaacgcagtgtatacgtacttaaagcaataaaattttacgaccgaccgtggtcggtaggacaaggtattgagtggagtcgaacatgacttttttatttacaactatttaacataattttaaatttatccgacttttcgggtgctttacagcgtgcgtggtcacggtgactaaagacaaaaggtgttggatgttaaatagttggaaatttataataatacataactttaatccggttaaaaagtttttctttaaattaaaaaaaaatgttaaattggctacctcctgacctacactttatatagcgtaaatatatttgtcaaaaactacacacaaaaaagttcaaaagtacataaatttatttataaaaaaaaacacaaataaataacatcgactccacttattagacgcgagactatttgaaattagcgcacaatttagaatgttgcgctcattttttgaggacgttttttagacgttgattgtgcatcttgggttttttatatatcaatgaGTAGGGCTCATAATTTCCACTAGGGTGTCATGATTTTGATgaataatcataaatatttataaatacatatatttatattgaatatgCGATGCGCGGGACATAAATCGACGGAGGTAAATCATTCGTCTGGATCCTACTCTACAACTGAACACAATACTCGATTATGAATTACATACTCTGagatgtaaaataaaaatagtttctcTTATAGTACTTAAAGGTACCCTGAAAATATCGATTAACAAACCTGGCCAACATCAATTTCAGGATTTATGCTGCGACCGACATCTTCTATCAAATCGACTCTTATTATGTTCCACTCTCCTGTCAAAACATCTATTTCCACCTCCGCGAGCGTTacaccatatattttatactccCGTTTGTCTGCCATCCCTGTCGTACAATGAGATGTCAAATCTACTTCAGCTTGAGCGGCAGCTTTGATAATTTCCTCCCACGTCGCATCAGCCATTTTGTTTCTTATTGGTTctaggtttttatttatttctcggCAACATTTTACTACACCTATGGAAACAAATTCGGACGCCACGCTGCCCCCTGATATAAAGCAATTCGGTGTTATAGTAGTATCATTGGGTTTGATTTGTACTTTGTCAACGGGTATATTGAGACAAAATGCACAAACTTGCGCTGCTTTAGTGTTTATTCCTTGACCCATTTCAACACCGCCGTGAGTCACCACTACGGATCCATCGTCTACGTACACGGTAACGGTTACATTCAGGTATGTAGAGCCAACCGGCTCCCACCTCAAAAATGAATGTCTCAGCCCTCTCTTCTTCCATCTATTTTCACGGTTATACTTATCAACATCTTTTCTACGTTCTTTATACTGAGAATTGTTTTGAAGCGTGTTAACTAGTTCTAATATTTCACCATGCGTCACCTTATCTACGTTTGCAAGGCGCACATTTAGAGGGTCTAAATTCATTTCATATGCAATTCTTTCGAAAATCCACTCGGCCATAGATACTGCTTCCAAAGTACCTACGGGTtgatttcatataatattataaatatatagcagcatgttataataataaacgccTAGATACATATAAGTTACTATCcagtaatttatttgacataaaatgtatatttacaaACCTGGCGCCCTGCACCATGTGTTAGAGGGCGTGTCAGTGATGGCGTCATACAATTTCATGTCCCAAGACTCCTTGTCGTAGCAGTTGTTGAGGAGTTCAAAACCGAGCAGCGACAAAGTCTCATTAATTATGTAGCCATTGTCTTCAAACAGTTGGTACTGGTTGTGCTGTATTACACCTTCACTATTGACCGCAATCTGAAacaatagttatatataaaatatatttttgcagCATTAACCtggaatttttattaactcaGTGAAGGAAACACAGAAGTAatagaaaacaattttaaaaatattacctcAAAATCTATCGAAGCAGGCATTCTCTTTCCGACATGTCTCATATTGTTTCGCAGTGATTGAATTAATCTACAGGGTCTGTTTAGTTTGCACGTCACAAGTGCACATGCTACTGCGACTTGTATCGCCCTCGATATCTTTATACCGTAAGCCCCTCCTATACGTCGTAAATATACATCTATCCTGAAATTTTGACAACCACTAAATGACCCAATAATTTCGAAAACAagaatatgttatttttataaattgccTATGATTAATTCTTAAATCATTTCAAACCACTGCACACTGGcagaattattaattaattagaaacAATACGTACTGGTTTTGTTTCATGTTCAATGCTCTTTCAACCATGCGCTGCACCCCGTCAATCCACTGCGACGTTGAATATAACTTGATTCCTTCCTCTGTGGGATGTGACACGCAGGTTAAAGTCTCCATGCAAAAGTGATATTGCCAATATATTGACATGTCACCTTTTATGACCTTAGCTTTATCGTTTCCTATTTTAGTAGCTTTTGAtgatttatatagtttaattCTATTTGGGTCTCTTTTAGCTACTTTTATATCCAGCACAGGCGCTCTTACATTTGAGTAAGTTACTTTAACCAATAACGATGCTTTGTTTGctatattctgtgttttaGCTACGATTATCGCAAGCGCTtggttgaaatattttatttccttttcaCAAAGAAGTTCTTCGTCTGTTGTATAAAAGAGAGTATTAGCTGGTGTAAAACTATTTATGCCTGGTATGTCTGCTGCAGTATAAAATGCGATAACACCGGGTTCTttctgtaatataaatatacattatgatAAAGTTCACGGCTACAGATGAGCTGAAATGTTCGTCGATTTCGTTTTTCAATTTCGTTGTTTTCGAGAGCGGTTATAAAAATTTTTGATACCATTTTTGATACTATTTTTGATACTATTTTTCGAGGCTTCAGTTTCGGCGATTATCTCTTCATCAGCGCAAAACTTCCAGCGATAATTCTTGTCATTCCTATCAAGCGAGCGAGAAAAAGTCGCTGGGAGCAAATTCTGGATAATACGGTGGAACAAGTTTGGATTTATTACGATTAAACAGCCTCAAACACTTGAGGTGAGCGAGGTGAGCTCGTGCGGCGAGCTTTCGCATATCCTAATATTCATCTAGAATAAGTCCTTTGATATCTTTAGGGTCTCAGCTATCTAAATCAACTTCACTTTTCGgttatcaaaaattattttgtggacttttttttatcttttcttCGATAACAGCCTCTTTGAGGCGTCCACTGCTCTCATCGGACGATCAGTGCTCGTTTCACCTCATTTAAACTTAGCAAACCACTTCTCAACAGTCGATTTACCTTGTTCAGCGCCTGAATAATGCCAAGCCAAGCCAAGCCTTGGCTTCAGTAGTATATTTTTTCgccaaaacaattaaagaaataaacgtCCCTTCACTCATAATACTTTATCTCACAAACTTATTAGTTTCGTACTATTGTACGACAGTTGAGAAATTAATACACGTGTCTTTTaaaggttaggtaaggttagtttttgaactaaaaatcatattaatttaatactggTAGCGCCATCTATGCGTCAACCTAGGAACTTTTCAGCCCACCGATTAGTCAAAGCTCTTTTTGAATAATACAATCGCATTAACAAAGAACGATTAATATTaacaaggatttttttttcaataactaaaacataaataatatattacttttacgAACCATTGCTTCAGAAGCGTCAATATGTTCAATAGTGCCAAGAGCGACAGTGGAGAGCACAAACGAAGCGAACACTTCTTGAGGCAGAGACGGAACGTCTTCAGAGTAGGAGGCTTCACCGGCGCATTGGATCTAAGTTATTAATTTGctttattacttactttttttaattcaagtaagatttaattagataaaaaatcaatatttataattataaaacaattggtTGAGACTGCACCTTTTCAAcgaaaaaaatagtaaaatatttttctgcagaacattaaaaatatatcttgatTCGTCGTTTATTGCTAATAAACTAAATTGATTACAAAAAtggattatttataaaaaaaaacaaaataattaccagcCCATCAAACTTTGGTGAGGGCTTATTAAGTGGCCATATAGAGGGATCACTCTCGAACACCTGCGTTCCCTTGGATAGAGACCTCTCGTCTCGAATTCTTATCCTGCCTGATCTATATCGGGGAGCTAAAATGTCTTGAGGACATAGGGAAAGGAGACCctaaaatgaatatataacgtaatatttcttattctaAGGTTGAATACGTACTTGCCTATATCTgcacaaaacaaacattgtgtTTTTCTCTTTTTACATCATCATATTTAACAATTGAATGGTTTATTACTaacttaacataatttttacttcACTTATCACGTTACCTAAACTTTCTACACACATTTCTAACAACTACTACTAACTATACAGAAAGGAGAAGTAGTAGTAGAATATATCATATATGTAGAAatcacgtgtcacgttgtttgtccgcgatggactcctaaacaacttaaccgattttaaattaaatttgtacactgtgtgcagtttgatccaacttaaaagataggatagcttacatctgaATTTAtagccgcaatattattttattgcaaattatctGTTGATTATTTGAAAGTCACAATTCttacataagctacaatttaatggcataaccaccaataaagcatggtggtacccatgactggtgttctcctaccgtttcccttaaatagtttactactatgtaatataacaaaaactttagccacagcaacgcttgccCGGTCTGCTAGTACCTTATAAAATAATCCCAATGCAAGTTTTCGCCTATATTCAAGGGGCATGTCAGGTGGGTCCTCTTCCCCTACCATTTCCTGACTCAGAACACGAAGAGCAGACTGCAAAGTGTCATTGTCGAATAACTTCCGTccttttaggtttttttctGTATCATAAGCTCTATTAAATTGTACAGAAAGTCCTCCATAAGCTATCCGACAAGTGAGCACTCTATTTCGATGGGTCAATTCGTAGAGGTAGCCGGCGTGGACTATTGCGTGAGCGTTCTGCGATCGGGGCATGACCTGAAACATGCACTCTGAATGATAGCTGTATACAAAACTGTCTTAGTAAAagatataacatattttccaTTACGACGGTAATTCGATTTTACGTATTAACTGTGCTTCTGGAATAGTTTGACTACCACTTTGCCGTACCTTAAACGTCACGACCTTTACGAGTTCATCATTAAGTGGAGGTAGAAAAATATTGAACAATACTTTTCCGTTCATATCAACGTTTAAAAATTCCTTCATTCTCTTCCTGACTACGTCGCCGGGTTTTTGTACTGAAATAAACCGAATACGAGCATAGAGCGCAAAATAATTTGGAATAAGCCATTTAGACATTTGTTTGGCCACACTTTTTACTTACGAATACCAACCGAAGCGccaattgtatttaataacagGAAAATATCAGAATTGAATTCATTATGTCGGTTTTTGATCATTAAATTGCCTGCTATTGTTCCAATCTGTAATCAAGTTAaagagaaatattattatagttatattatattcatatcaatcaaatatgatttttaaagtaactttttatatagttataataactCCTGCCCACGCTTGCACGATGTTCACAAATATGACAATTGCGAGCATTTAAACCGTAACAGTTCTAGTACTTTGTGGTATTTCTAAAGCTTTACTCACATTTTTGACGGGTATATGCGCGATAAGCTTGAGATGCTCTCGCAGTACCGTAAGGTAACGAAAGTCCTCGTGCTGAGACATTTTTAGGAAGATATCATCGAGCTCCGTAAGCGTGTTTCCAGCTCCCACGACTAAGTTCTGTTGCAAGTAGTACCCTTTTAGTTCTGCGACGCTTGATATGTCTATCAGCACTCGGGGGTACTCCAGTATTGGATAAACgcctgtcaaattgtgttagtACCAATATATTACTACTTTTTGGTAGCctgatttacattattaagtCTATTAGGTACTCAtatgtatagaatttataatgtattagtaattatatttaagtttagtAGTACATATTGTAAgacctttttaaaatttaagtgtTCATTACCTTTAGCCGTATTCCCGCCTATAAGCATATAAGTTTGTGATGGATGCAatgtgaaaattttaaaaatatctccTGTATCTTCTACTCTGTACCAATCTCGGTTATCGCTGAGTTTGATATGTAATAAAGTGGGATGTTTCACGTCTTCTTTGTTGACTACACACCACTCATAATCTTCGCAAGTTTGGGAACAAGCTTCCCCTGTTTTGTTGCAAATACTAAGGTCCTCAATGTCTGCAATGAGGCAAGGGTCCGGTGAGTCGGAAGCAAACTTTTTGAACGCTTCCAAAATGGGCCGGTATCCAGTACATCTACATATATTACTGGCCAGTGA encodes the following:
- the LOC125051626 gene encoding probable aldehyde oxidase gad-3; the protein is MDRIHFKVNCVEHTVGSELSVDVTLLDYLRRWLELRGTKYMCLEAGCGACIVSVVKYPGGPVEGVNACMVLITSCHGWEITTIEKVGNKLQGYHSLQRCLYENNGSQCGYCSPGWVMAMYSLMKKNKKMTMLEIEKSLASNICRCTGYRPILEAFKKFASDSPDPCLIADIEDLSICNKTGEACSQTCEDYEWCVVNKEDVKHPTLLHIKLSDNRDWYRVEDTGDIFKIFTLHPSQTYMLIGGNTAKGVYPILEYPRVLIDISSVAELKGYYLQQNLVVGAGNTLTELDDIFLKMSQHEDFRYLTVLREHLKLIAHIPVKNIGTIAGNLMIKNRHNEFNSDIFLLLNTIGASVGILQKPGDVVRKRMKEFLNVDMNGKVLFNIFLPPLNDELVKVVTFKVMPRSQNAHAIVHAGYLYELTHRNRVLTCRIAYGGLSVQFNRAYDTEKNLKGRKLFDNDTLQSALRVLSQEMVGEEDPPDMPLEYRRKLALGLFYKGLLSLCPQDILAPRYRSGRIRIRDERSLSKGTQVFESDPSIWPLNKPSPKFDGLIQCAGEASYSEDVPSLPQEVFASFVLSTVALGTIEHIDASEAMKEPGVIAFYTAADIPGINSFTPANTLFYTTDEELLCEKEIKYFNQALAIIVAKTQNIANKASLLVKVTYSNVRAPVLDIKVAKRDPNRIKLYKSSKATKIGNDKAKVIKGDMSIYWQYHFCMETLTCVSHPTEEGIKLYSTSQWIDGVQRMVERALNMKQNQIDVYLRRIGGAYGIKISRAIQVAVACALVTCKLNRPCRLIQSLRNNMRHVGKRMPASIDFEIAVNSEGVIQHNQYQLFEDNGYIINETLSLLGFELLNNCYDKESWDMKLYDAITDTPSNTWCRAPGTLEAVSMAEWIFERIAYEMNLDPLNVRLANVDKVTHGEILELVNTLQNNSQYKERRKDVDKYNRENRWKKRGLRHSFLRWEPVGSTYLNVTVTVYVDDGSVVVTHGGVEMGQGINTKAAQVCAFCLNIPVDKVQIKPNDTTITPNCFISGGSVASEFVSIGVVKCCREINKNLEPIRNKMADATWEEIIKAAAQAEVDLTSHCTTGMADKREYKIYGVTLAEVEIDVLTGEWNIIRVDLIEDVGRSINPEIDVGQVEGGFIMGCGYWTTEELILSPAGETLTDRTWQYWVPQARDIPQDFRIYFRKKSFSNDYILGAKATGEPPICMAVVIPLTMREAIVEARKESCLPTNKWFAIDGPYTVAKICLACATNIEDFKFY